From Rhodamnia argentea isolate NSW1041297 chromosome 10, ASM2092103v1, whole genome shotgun sequence, a single genomic window includes:
- the LOC115742238 gene encoding molybdate-anion transporter: MEVFFYLVFGALSAVVAALELSKNNKDRINTTSAFSSFKNNYLLVYSLMMAGDWLQGPYVYYLYSQYGYGKGDIGQLFIAGFGSSMLFGTIVGSLADKQGRKRACVTYCITYILSCITKHSPHYKVLMLGRVLGGIATSLLFSAFESWLVAEHNKRGFDQQWLSITFSKAIFLGNGLVAILSGLFGNILVDTLSLGPVAPFDAASCFLAIGMAIILSSWTENYGDPSENKDLLTQFKGAAAAIASDEKIALLGAIQSLFEGSMYTFVFLWTPALSPNGEDIPHGFIFATFMLASMLGSSLASRLMARTSPRVESYMQIVFVISAAALLLPILTTMVVTPSKATGGGMSFSGCLQLLGFCTFESCVGIFWPSIMKMRSQYIPEEARSTIMNFFRIPLNIFVCVVLYNVDAFPITVMFGMCSIFLFVASLLQRRLLIIADKPKTEDRELAKERDPETEPLNI; this comes from the exons ATGGAGGTGTTCTTCTACTTGGTGTTCGGGGCTCTCAGCGCCGTCGTCGCGGCCCTCGAGCTCAGCAAGAACAACAAGGATCGGATCAACACGACCTCCGCTTTCAGTTCCTTCAAGAACAACTACCTCCTTGTTTACTCTCTCATGATGG CCGGTGATTGGTTGCAGGGCCCTTATGTCTACTACCTTTACAGTCAGTATGGGTATGGAAAAGGAGATATAGGACAACTCTTTATTGCTGGTTTTGGCTCCTCCATGTTGTTTGGGACCATTGTCGGATCCCTGGCAGACAAACA GGGTCGGAAGAGGGCATGTGTGACTTATTGCATCACTTACATACTGAGCTGCATCACCAAGCATTCTCCTCACTACAAAGTTCTGATGTTGGGCCGTGTATTAGGAGGTATTGCCACTTCTTTATTGTTCTCAGCATTTGAGTCCTGGCTTGTTGCTGAACACAATAAG AGGGGTTTTGATCAACAATGGCTGTCTATAACATTCTCGAAGGCAATATTTCTTGGCAATGGCCTTGTTGCTATCCTATCTGGGTTATTTGGAAATATACTTGTTGATACACTTTCTCTTGGGCCCGTGGCACCCTTCGATGCTGCTTCATGCTTTTTAGCTATCGGTATGGCAATTATTTTATCTTCGTGGACTGAGAATTATGGAGATCCTTCAGAGAATAAGGACTTGCTCACTCAATTCAAGGGGGCGGCTGCAGCCATTGCTTCTG ATGAGAAAATTGCTTTGCTGGGTGCAATCCAATCACTTTTTGAAGGTTCCATGTATACATTTGTATTTCTGTGGACTCCTGCTTTGAGCCCAAATGGTGAGGACATTCCCCATGGTTTCATTTTTGCTACCTTCATGTTGGCTTCTATGCTGGGTAGCTCTCTTGCCTCCCGATTGATGGCCCGCACATCACCCAGAGTTGAAAGTTACATGCAGATTGTTTTTGTTATATCTGCTGCCGCTCTCCTGCTCCCCATCTTAACCACt ATGGTAGTGACACCTTCTAAGGCCACCGGCGGAGGTATGTCATTTTCAGGTTGTCTCCAGCTTCTTGGCTTTTGCACTTTTGAGTCTTGTGTTGGCATTTTCTGGCCATCCATCATGAAGATGAGGTCCCAGTATATCCCGGAGGAGGCCAGAAGCACCATTATGAACTTCTTTCGGATTCCTCTTAATATCTTTGTCTGCGTTGTGCTGTACAAT GTCGATGCTTTCCCCATCACTGTGATGTTCGGCATGTGCTCTATTTTCCTCTTTGTGGCTTCTCTCTTGCAGAGGCGGCTCTTGATAATTGCAGATAAGCCAA AGACAGAAGACAGGGAACTGGCGAAGGAAAGGGACCCAGAAACTGAGCCATTGAATATATGA
- the LOC115742348 gene encoding uncharacterized protein LOC115742348, giving the protein MESLPEELCFKIFCSLDHQSLVTALQVCRKWKVLASANPLWSNLFRARWGEDRAAFYDPANSKSWKEVYEVQDRCDRVGLGLKIIGEGGEYFIIHQGEIQHHLGSRTPCPSGSKRHQNGEELTHEEASGRCRCRGILDRILFFIGDLEVASMDAKRRRVLE; this is encoded by the exons ATGGAGAGCTTGCCGGAGGAGCTCTGTTTCAAGATATTCTGCTCGCTGGATCACCAGAGCCTCGTGACTGCTCTACAAG TTTGCAGAAAGTGGAAAGTCTTGGCCTCAGCCAACCCCCTTTGGAGTAATTTGTTCAGGGCGAGATGGGGAGAAGATCGCGCTGCATTCTATGATCCTGCCAACTCAAAGTCATGGAAAGAGGTGTATGAGGTGCAGGACCGTTGTGACCGTGTCGGACT GGGACTAAAGATAATCGGGGAGGGGGGTGAATACTTTATCATTCACCAAGGTGAAATTCAACATCATCTAGGTTCAAGGACCCCTTGCCCGTCGGGTTCCAAAAGACATCAAAATGGGGAAGAATTGACGCATGAGGAGGCATCCGGTCGATGCCGATGCCGAGGTATTCTTGACAGGATCCTGTTCTTCATTGGGGATTTGGAAGTGGCTTCCATGGATGCAAAACGCCGTCGGGTGCTAGAATAG